Genomic segment of Ruegeria sp. TM1040:
GTTTGCGAAACTAGAAACATATCCCGCCGCGTTGCTCGAACTGGTTGCAACCGCGAATGACGCAGCCAAGGCCATCCCGCCCCTGTTCCCGCTGTCCTCGAGCGTGGCGGTCAACCCCTTCCTTGGCCAAACCGAGGAGCCGCTCGCGGTGACAGCGGCACGGCTGGCGCGGGTCGGAGGCACCAAGATCATGCCGGAGCGGGCGCATTGGGCGGCCAAGCTTGAGGCAGGCGACATCACTGAGACCGACCTGACCGAGGCCCTCGCAGCACTGAAGGGGCGGTTCAACTGCCCCAGCCTTGACGACGTCAAAGCCGCCTTGACGGTTCCATCGCCCACTCCACAAGCCTTGCCGACCGTCGCAGAGCTTGCGGCGGATGTGTCGGGACTGGATTGGCCTGCCCTGATCGAGGATCGGATCAGCGCATGGGCCGCAGGGCATTTTGACGAGGGGCAGGCGCTCTGGCAGCAGGCCAAGACCGGCGGCACTTTCAGCGCATGGCGCGATTTTGCAGCGCGCGATCTCACGCCGGAAATTCAAGGTCTGAGCGGCTTCTGCGCCTTTGTGGCGGCTACCAACCGCTCGCATTGGCGGGCGATCGGACGGGCGTCTGAGCGGCTGAACCTCGGCACCGAAGCCGCGTCGACCGCCTTTCACCGCTGGCTGATGACGCTGGGTGGCTGGGCTCAATATGGTCGCTACCTTCTGTGGCAGGACGAGCTGAACGGCGCGCAGAACAGCACCGTAACCGAGCTTCTGGCCATTCGGATGGTCTTTGATGAGGCGCTCTTTGCGCTTTATGAAGACCAGATTTCCGCACGTTGGGCAGAAGTGGTCGCGGCGCATCAAACGCCGGTGACGCCGACGCCGGATCTGGTCATTGATGCGATCTGGCAGGACGCGGCAGAGCGGGCCGAACAGAGACGGCTTGCCGAGACACTGCAGTCGGGGGCAGTGCAACCGGTAGAGGGACGCGCCGAGGTACAGGCGGCCTTTTGTATCGACGTGCGCTCCGAGGTGTTCCGTCGGGCGCTCGAGGCTCAGGATCGGCAGATCGAAACCCTCGGGTTTGCCGGATTCTTTGGTCTCGCGAGCGCGCACAAGGCGGCGGGCTCTGATGTGGTCGAGACGCGCGGCCCTGTGTTGCTGCAGGCGGGCGTTTCCTCACAGGCGAAGGAGGCCGAAGAGCTTGATCTTGACCGGCGCTACAGTGCGCGGGCCAAGCGGGCCTGGGGCCGGTTCAAGTTGGCCGCGGTGTCCTCCTTTGCCTTTGTCGAAGCAAGCGGGCCGCTCTATGCAGGTGAACTGATCCGGGACTCGTTGCTCTTGGGCGGAAAAACCAAGGCGGAGCCTGCGCCTGCGCTTGACCCATCGATCAGCCTTGCGACCCGCATTCAGATGGCAAAAACGGTGCTGACAGCGATGTCGCTCACCAGCGATTTTGCAAAGCTTGTGGTTCTCGCGGGCCATGGTGCCGATGTGACCAACAGCCCGCATGAAAGCGCGCTTCAATGTGGGGCCTGCGGTGGACATGCCGGGGACGTGAACGCGCGTCTTCTGGCGGCGCTCCTGAACGACCGGGACGTGCAGAAAGGCCTGCGTGATCAGGGGATCGAAATCCCCTCTGACACGGTGTTCCTACCTGCGCTGCATCACACCACAACCGATGAGGTCACGCTCTACGAGCAGGATCTGTCCTCCTATGCGCTGCAGATCTCCGAGGCGACACGGGGAAAGCTTAAGGGGTGGCTGACCGAGGCCGGACGTCTGGCACGGGCTGAGCGCGCCCAGCGGTTGCCCCGGGCCTCGAGCGAAGCATCGGTCCACATGCGGGCCCGCGATTGGGCCGAGACCCGGCCGGAATGGGGCCTTGCGGGCTGTCGCGCCTTTGTGGCGGCCCCCCGTGCACGCACCAGCGGCGCCGATCTTGGCGGGCAGGCGTTCCTGCACAACTACGTCTGGCAGCGCGATGAGGGCTTCGGCGTGCTGGAACTGATCCTTACGGCTCCGGTGGTGGTCGCAAGCTGGATCAGCCTGCAATACTATGGCTCTACCGTAGCGCCTGCGCAGTTTGGTGGCGGCAACAAGCTGTTGCACAACGTCGTCGGAGGCATCGGCGTGCTTGAGGGCAACACCGGTGCACCCCGCGCGGGCCTGCCGTGGCAGTCGGTGCATGACGGTGACAAGGTGCAGCATGATCCGCTGCGGCTCTCGGTCGTGATCGAGGCGCCACGCGAAGCGATGTCAGAGATCCTCTCGCGGCACCCCGGCGTGCGGGCACTCTTTGACAATGGCTGGCTACATCTCATTGCGATGGATGACGAGGGCAAGCTGGCCTGGCGCTATCGCGGAGATCTGAAATGGTCGCGCTTTGATGCCCCACAGTCCACGCCGAGCGCCTTGGCGGCCGAGTAACTCATTGGAAGTGATAGGTAAAAGCCCCGAACGTCGCTCTGACGCTCGGGGCTTTTCTTACCTGTTTGCGGGGGTAATCAAGCCTCCCAGGTCAGGCGACCGCCACAGATCGTAAAGGCTGCGCGGGACTGATCGAGCAACTGGGGATCCATGGCTTCAAGGTTGTGATCCATCACCACGATGTCTGCCATCATACCCGGTTTCAACATGCCCTTGCGGGCCTCATTGAATTCCACCCATGCGTTCTCGACCGTGTAGCTGGCGAGCGTATCCATCAGGCTCTGTGATTGATCTCGCCACGGGGCACCGAGCGAATGCGGCGCAACCGCGCCCTTGATCGTGGGCATCACGTCGACGGGGATTACGGGCCAGTCGGTCGAGAAAATGACCTTTGCGCCGCTGTTGCGGATGTCCTGCCATGCGTATGCGAGCGGGATCTGGTCCGGGTGCAGCATTGCCCCCACGCCCGATGGAGGGAAATAGCCTCCAAAGGGTGCATGCCCCGGTTGGATCGAGGCGACGACGCCCAGGGCCTTGAAACGGGGCAGATCGTCGGGGTGCAGCACTTCGATGTGTTCGATCCGGTGGCGACTGTCACGTTGGCCATTGCTGCGCTGGGCAGCCTCATAGCCATCGAGTGTGCGGCGCACGGCCAGATCGCCAATCGCATGAGTGGCAATCTGCAGCCCCAAGGCGTCGGCGCGGATGCAGGCTTCGTTGAAGTGCTCCGGCTCAAACACCGCGTCGCCGATATGATCGGTGCCGGGGTAGGGGCGCAGCATCAGGGCGGTGCCGCTCTCAACAACGCCATCCATGAACATCTTTACCCGATTGCACCAGACCATATCGCTGTTGAAGCGTTGGCGCATGTCTTGCGCTTCGGAAAACCGGTCGAGCGGATCTGGGCTCTTGTAGTGAAAAGGTACTTCGGTACGGCATAAGAGCGTGCCGTCCCGCTCCATCTCGGAGAGCAGTTCGAGCTGATAGAAATTGCCATCCATATTGTGCAACCCGGTGATGCCGTGGCTGGCGCAGTGTTTGAGGCCACGTTCCAAAGCTGCCTTGTCTAGCGCGCGTTCGGCGGGCGTGGCTGCTGGTACCGGGTCGGCCCCCGTTACCAGCCCCATCATGTCCCGACCTGCGTGGCGGGTCAT
This window contains:
- a CDS encoding YbcC family protein, giving the protein MFAKLETYPAALLELVATANDAAKAIPPLFPLSSSVAVNPFLGQTEEPLAVTAARLARVGGTKIMPERAHWAAKLEAGDITETDLTEALAALKGRFNCPSLDDVKAALTVPSPTPQALPTVAELAADVSGLDWPALIEDRISAWAAGHFDEGQALWQQAKTGGTFSAWRDFAARDLTPEIQGLSGFCAFVAATNRSHWRAIGRASERLNLGTEAASTAFHRWLMTLGGWAQYGRYLLWQDELNGAQNSTVTELLAIRMVFDEALFALYEDQISARWAEVVAAHQTPVTPTPDLVIDAIWQDAAERAEQRRLAETLQSGAVQPVEGRAEVQAAFCIDVRSEVFRRALEAQDRQIETLGFAGFFGLASAHKAAGSDVVETRGPVLLQAGVSSQAKEAEELDLDRRYSARAKRAWGRFKLAAVSSFAFVEASGPLYAGELIRDSLLLGGKTKAEPAPALDPSISLATRIQMAKTVLTAMSLTSDFAKLVVLAGHGADVTNSPHESALQCGACGGHAGDVNARLLAALLNDRDVQKGLRDQGIEIPSDTVFLPALHHTTTDEVTLYEQDLSSYALQISEATRGKLKGWLTEAGRLARAERAQRLPRASSEASVHMRARDWAETRPEWGLAGCRAFVAAPRARTSGADLGGQAFLHNYVWQRDEGFGVLELILTAPVVVASWISLQYYGSTVAPAQFGGGNKLLHNVVGGIGVLEGNTGAPRAGLPWQSVHDGDKVQHDPLRLSVVIEAPREAMSEILSRHPGVRALFDNGWLHLIAMDDEGKLAWRYRGDLKWSRFDAPQSTPSALAAE
- a CDS encoding amidohydrolase; the protein is MTIPPQTVILNGRLITFDPKSPFAEALAITDGLISAVGTTAEIRALSAPSTRVIDAAGSTVLPGFIDSHVHLFGGSVELACLDLTGVQGETELTEVVREWAAKNTEDRLVFAVQADYAILGEGIKTTRQALDRVLPDRPFAMYAPDHHTVWANTAALEAAGLLHGAEVEAGAQVVMGTDGRATGELQEPSAYAPVLRMTRHAGRDMMGLVTGADPVPAATPAERALDKAALERGLKHCASHGITGLHNMDGNFYQLELLSEMERDGTLLCRTEVPFHYKSPDPLDRFSEAQDMRQRFNSDMVWCNRVKMFMDGVVESGTALMLRPYPGTDHIGDAVFEPEHFNEACIRADALGLQIATHAIGDLAVRRTLDGYEAAQRSNGQRDSRHRIEHIEVLHPDDLPRFKALGVVASIQPGHAPFGGYFPPSGVGAMLHPDQIPLAYAWQDIRNSGAKVIFSTDWPVIPVDVMPTIKGAVAPHSLGAPWRDQSQSLMDTLASYTVENAWVEFNEARKGMLKPGMMADIVVMDHNLEAMDPQLLDQSRAAFTICGGRLTWEA